A window from Leifsonia shinshuensis encodes these proteins:
- the mtrA gene encoding MtrAB system response regulator MtrA, whose product MTSRILVVDDDTALAEMIGIVLRTEGFDPVFCEDGALALDTFRTAKPDLVLLDLMLPGLDGIEVCGRIRAESGTPIIMLTAKSDTADVVKGLESGADDYMVKPFNPKELVARIRTRLRPAPAAPPADELTVGDLVVDVSGHEVRRGDERIALTPLEFDLLLALASKPQQVFTREMLLEQVWGYHYKADTRLVNVHVQRLRAKVEQDPDNPKIVMTVRGVGYRAGAAA is encoded by the coding sequence ATGACTAGTCGCATCCTGGTTGTCGACGACGACACCGCGCTTGCGGAGATGATCGGCATCGTGCTGCGCACGGAGGGTTTCGACCCGGTCTTCTGCGAAGACGGCGCGCTGGCCCTCGACACGTTCCGCACCGCGAAGCCGGACCTCGTGCTGCTCGACCTCATGCTCCCCGGCCTCGACGGCATCGAGGTGTGCGGCCGCATCCGTGCCGAGTCGGGCACCCCGATCATCATGCTCACCGCCAAGTCCGACACGGCGGACGTGGTGAAGGGTCTCGAGTCGGGCGCCGACGACTACATGGTCAAGCCGTTCAACCCCAAGGAGCTCGTCGCCCGCATCCGCACTCGGCTGCGCCCCGCGCCCGCCGCACCGCCCGCGGACGAGCTGACCGTCGGCGACCTGGTCGTCGACGTCTCGGGTCACGAAGTGCGCCGCGGCGACGAGCGGATCGCGCTCACCCCGCTGGAGTTCGACCTCCTGCTCGCCCTCGCATCCAAGCCGCAGCAGGTGTTCACCCGCGAGATGCTGCTCGAGCAGGTCTGGGGCTACCACTACAAGGCGGACACCCGGCTGGTGAACGTCCACGTCCAGCGGCTGCGCGCCAAGGTGGAGCAGGACCCGGACAACCCGAAGATCGTCATGACCGTGCGCGGGGTCGGCTACCGCGCCGGCGCGGCCGCCTAG
- the mtrB gene encoding MtrAB system histidine kinase MtrB: MRFRWPTRDVWRQAPSRLVRLWRGSLQLRTVTITLLLTGAAILVTGIYMALSISNDLYQSRLDQALRDSSRATTTAQSTLNASDVSSGDGGKNLLNTVLQSVQASTSSRLVAAYRVPGQDTGVLAPPDRGSPAMNSVISPELRAKVQNGGTKQYYQSVALPAGTGDTDPGIVVGSQLTLPSYGKYELYIGYNLRDSENTLLFVQNTLLLAGLALILLIGAITWVIVRFVVEPIRVAARTSERLAAGDLAVRIPERGEDVFATLARSFNGMADSLQSQINQLGTLSQLQQRFVSDVSHELRTPLTTIRLAGDVIYDQREGFAPATARTAELLHTQIERFDRLLSDLLEISRYDAGSVVLDAEPTNLVRLAEDCVDELRTLSEQNGSELTLDAPGGYFDVPMDPRRIRRVVRNLIGNAIEHGEGRPVVVTVDSNESAVALTVRDYGIGMSAEDMAHVFDRFWRADPSRKRTLGGTGLGLAISLEDATLHSGWLQVWSAPGAGSCFRLTLPRVPGREITGSPLPLPPVDAGATMPQAAGTGSEAHA; encoded by the coding sequence ATGCGCTTCCGGTGGCCCACGCGGGACGTGTGGCGGCAGGCGCCGTCCCGTCTCGTGCGCCTGTGGCGCGGGTCCCTGCAGCTGCGCACCGTGACGATCACGCTGCTGCTCACCGGCGCCGCCATCCTCGTCACGGGCATCTACATGGCCCTCAGCATCAGCAACGACCTCTACCAGTCGCGGCTCGACCAGGCGCTCCGCGACTCCAGCCGCGCGACGACCACGGCGCAGTCGACCCTGAACGCGTCCGACGTGTCCTCCGGCGACGGCGGCAAGAACCTGCTCAACACCGTGCTGCAGAGCGTGCAGGCGTCGACGTCGAGCCGGCTGGTGGCCGCCTACCGGGTGCCCGGGCAGGACACCGGCGTGCTCGCTCCGCCCGACCGGGGGAGCCCGGCCATGAACTCGGTGATCTCGCCGGAGCTCCGCGCGAAGGTGCAGAACGGCGGGACCAAGCAGTACTACCAGTCGGTCGCCCTCCCGGCCGGGACCGGCGACACCGATCCCGGGATCGTCGTCGGCTCGCAGCTGACCCTCCCGTCGTACGGGAAGTACGAGCTCTACATCGGCTACAACCTGCGCGACTCCGAGAACACGCTGCTCTTCGTTCAGAACACGCTCCTGCTCGCCGGGCTCGCGCTCATCCTGCTGATCGGCGCCATCACCTGGGTCATCGTGCGGTTCGTGGTCGAGCCCATCCGGGTCGCCGCGCGCACCAGCGAGAGGCTGGCCGCCGGCGATCTGGCGGTACGCATCCCGGAACGCGGCGAGGACGTGTTCGCGACGCTGGCGCGCTCGTTCAACGGGATGGCCGACAGCCTGCAGAGCCAGATCAACCAGCTCGGCACGCTGTCGCAGCTGCAGCAGCGGTTCGTGTCGGATGTGTCGCACGAGCTCCGCACGCCGCTCACCACGATCCGGCTCGCCGGCGACGTGATCTACGACCAGCGGGAGGGCTTCGCCCCCGCGACGGCGCGCACCGCGGAGCTGCTCCACACCCAGATCGAGCGGTTCGACCGCCTCCTCTCCGACCTCCTCGAGATCAGCCGGTACGACGCCGGGTCCGTCGTGCTCGACGCCGAGCCCACGAACCTCGTGCGCCTGGCCGAGGACTGCGTCGACGAGCTGCGCACCCTCTCCGAGCAGAACGGCTCCGAGCTGACTCTGGATGCGCCGGGCGGCTACTTCGACGTGCCCATGGACCCGAGGCGCATCCGCCGGGTCGTCCGCAACCTGATCGGGAACGCGATCGAGCACGGTGAGGGACGTCCGGTCGTCGTGACGGTCGACAGCAACGAGAGCGCTGTGGCGCTGACCGTGCGCGACTACGGGATCGGCATGAGCGCGGAGGACATGGCGCACGTCTTCGACCGCTTCTGGCGCGCGGACCCGTCCCGCAAGCGCACCCTCGGCGGCACGGGCCTCGGTCTCGCCATCTCGCTCGAGGATGCGACCCTGCACTCCGGCTGGCTGCAGGTGTGGTCGGCGCCCGGCGCCGGTTCCTGCTTCCGCCTGACCCTTCCGCGGGTGCCGGGCCGGGAGATCACCGGCTCCCCGCTTCCGCTGCCGCCGGTCGACGCCGGCGCGACGATGCCGCAGGCGGCCGGGACCGGAAGCGAGGCGCACGCATGA
- a CDS encoding LpqB family beta-propeller domain-containing protein: MNRRGMRGGRSLVAALGALVLVALAACASIPDSGPVRQGGPVAQVNDPLDLDFNPSPPETGASPQRIVQGFIDAASSPKNNFQIAREYLTHSMAARWNPDESVTVDDGRNRSYEDQGSLWRVEVTPVANVDAIGTYHPVASSAPVGLNYQLLKENGEWRISVAPDGVVIDEPTFRAVYAQQTLYFYSSGYTYLVPDARWFPARVASAATRVASSLLAGPAPWLSGAVSTSFPKGTQLAVPSVTTVGGVARVDLSSEAGQADPAQLQRMQYQLEQSLGTLAQSVQLSIEGNVQQVPSLSAAAAPVRNPSVDAHAYVVHGDAFGPLNGDTVTGLSGLSEKVAALRPTAVTLSASHDQAAVLSATGVFSVRKTGDPVRVDARPGLIGPSLDTDGWVWSVPGSSPNAIQVAAPNGGDAHAVAASWPNASSILSLAVSRDGTRIAALVRTPTGYSLMAAGILRGNGGSPASLTVPVELAAFVDGVQSAAWTSDLTIAVLSTTTGQATSIAQQTVGGEQTTTSGPASGRTIVGAAGLAPYVVLSADGTLLAPTGNGWQAQLDKVGALAVQQGQP, translated from the coding sequence ATGAACAGGAGAGGGATGCGCGGCGGCCGCTCGCTCGTCGCAGCGCTCGGGGCGCTGGTGCTGGTCGCGCTCGCCGCGTGCGCGAGCATCCCGGACTCCGGGCCCGTGCGGCAGGGCGGCCCGGTCGCCCAGGTCAACGACCCGCTCGACCTCGACTTCAACCCCTCGCCACCGGAGACGGGGGCGAGCCCGCAGCGGATCGTGCAGGGCTTCATCGACGCCGCCTCCAGCCCGAAGAACAACTTCCAGATCGCGCGGGAGTACCTCACCCACTCGATGGCGGCCAGGTGGAATCCGGACGAGTCCGTCACCGTCGACGACGGCCGGAACCGCAGCTACGAGGATCAGGGATCGCTGTGGCGGGTTGAGGTCACGCCGGTCGCCAACGTGGACGCCATCGGCACCTACCACCCGGTCGCGAGCAGCGCGCCCGTCGGCCTCAACTATCAGCTGCTCAAGGAGAACGGGGAGTGGCGCATCTCCGTCGCCCCGGACGGCGTGGTGATCGACGAGCCGACCTTCCGTGCCGTGTACGCGCAGCAGACGCTCTACTTCTACAGTTCGGGCTACACCTATCTCGTGCCGGATGCGCGTTGGTTCCCGGCGCGCGTGGCCTCCGCGGCCACCCGTGTCGCCAGCTCGCTGCTCGCCGGGCCCGCACCGTGGCTGAGCGGCGCGGTCTCGACGTCGTTCCCCAAGGGGACGCAACTCGCGGTGCCGTCGGTGACCACGGTCGGCGGTGTGGCGCGGGTCGACCTCAGCTCCGAGGCGGGACAGGCGGACCCGGCCCAGCTGCAGCGGATGCAGTACCAGCTCGAGCAGTCGCTCGGCACCCTCGCGCAGAGCGTCCAGCTCTCGATCGAGGGCAACGTGCAGCAGGTGCCCTCGCTGAGCGCGGCGGCCGCGCCGGTCCGGAACCCCTCGGTCGACGCGCACGCCTACGTCGTGCACGGCGACGCGTTCGGTCCGCTCAACGGCGACACGGTGACGGGCCTCAGCGGCCTGAGCGAGAAGGTCGCGGCCCTGCGTCCCACCGCGGTCACCCTCAGCGCGTCACACGACCAGGCGGCGGTGCTCTCGGCGACCGGCGTGTTCTCGGTGCGCAAGACGGGCGACCCGGTCCGGGTGGATGCGCGGCCCGGCCTGATCGGCCCGTCACTCGACACGGACGGCTGGGTCTGGTCCGTTCCCGGGTCGTCGCCCAACGCCATCCAGGTGGCGGCCCCCAACGGCGGGGACGCCCACGCCGTGGCCGCGAGCTGGCCCAATGCCTCGTCCATCCTGTCGCTCGCGGTCTCCCGCGACGGGACGCGGATCGCCGCACTGGTCCGCACTCCCACCGGGTACTCGCTGATGGCGGCGGGCATCCTGCGAGGGAACGGCGGGTCGCCGGCCTCGCTGACCGTGCCGGTGGAGCTGGCGGCGTTCGTGGACGGCGTGCAGTCCGCGGCGTGGACGAGCGATCTGACGATCGCCGTCCTCAGCACCACGACGGGGCAGGCGACGAGTATCGCGCAGCAGACGGTCGGCGGCGAGCAGACGACGACCTCCGGTCCCGCGAGCGGGCGCACCATCGTCGGCGCCGCCGGCCTCGCGCCCTACGTCGTGCTGAGCGCCGACGGCACCCTGCTGGCGCCGACCGGGAACGGATGGCAGGCGCAGCTCGACAAGGTCGGCGCACTGGCGGTGCAGCAGGGGCAGCCCTGA
- a CDS encoding phosphoribosyltransferase family protein, with protein sequence MTAHTLVRESLLDAAAILLPVRCAGCGRPDRTLCDECEEALRPAAHVQLVDGIRVWSALRYDGVARRVLLAYKDGGRTDAARALARALRCAIAAAQRDAEPGNGDAALLPVLIPSTRAAWRRRGYHPTRAVLARAHVLVPPLWGALRLSRQTADQAELTAGERAANRAGSFVASPRLSGRDCLIVDDIVTSGATIAEAARAIRAAGGRVSAAAAIARTPLRNPGQAQGALSGRTGNAACFPVSHRGDAHYGGPKGASDPP encoded by the coding sequence ATGACAGCACACACCCTGGTCCGTGAGTCCCTCCTCGACGCCGCAGCGATCCTGCTGCCGGTGCGCTGCGCGGGATGCGGCAGACCCGACCGCACGCTCTGCGACGAGTGCGAGGAGGCGCTCCGCCCGGCTGCGCACGTCCAGCTCGTCGACGGCATCCGCGTCTGGTCGGCCCTGCGCTACGACGGCGTCGCTCGCCGCGTCCTGCTCGCCTACAAGGACGGCGGCCGGACGGACGCCGCCCGTGCACTGGCGCGGGCGCTGCGCTGTGCGATCGCCGCCGCTCAGCGGGACGCCGAGCCGGGCAATGGCGACGCCGCGCTGCTCCCTGTCCTCATCCCCTCGACACGTGCGGCCTGGCGACGGCGCGGGTATCACCCGACCCGTGCCGTGCTCGCCCGGGCGCACGTCCTCGTCCCTCCGCTGTGGGGAGCCCTGCGGCTTTCCCGGCAGACGGCCGACCAGGCCGAGCTCACGGCGGGGGAGCGCGCGGCGAACCGCGCGGGCAGCTTCGTCGCGTCGCCGCGACTCTCGGGCCGGGACTGCCTGATCGTGGACGACATTGTCACCTCCGGCGCGACCATCGCCGAGGCCGCCCGCGCGATCCGCGCCGCAGGCGGTCGTGTGTCGGCCGCTGCGGCGATCGCCCGCACGCCGCTCCGCAATCCGGGACAGGCTCAGGGAGCACTCAGCGGACGCACCGGGAATGCCGCATGTTTTCCGGTTTCGCATCGGGGGGATGCGCACTACGGTGGTCCAAAAGGTGCGAGCGATCCGCCCTGA
- the hpf gene encoding ribosome hibernation-promoting factor, HPF/YfiA family: MDINIIGRNLGITDRFREYATEKSEKVAHLAERAISFEIKVSRHNEKLGSSNGDDRVELTLVGPKATVRSEATGQDKYAAFDIALGKLLERVRRAKDRRKVHRGQHRPTSLREASTDGFSAVGLSAAPVAVLDQVRTGSTPVVSDETEETPEAEEAYSPVVIRKKVFASLPMTVDDALYYMELVGHDFYLFVDQETQRPSVVYRRKGWDYGVISLDDSADELQEVATAARKLG; encoded by the coding sequence ATGGACATCAACATCATCGGACGCAACCTGGGCATCACTGATCGCTTCCGGGAGTACGCCACCGAGAAATCGGAGAAGGTCGCACACCTGGCCGAACGGGCCATCTCGTTCGAGATCAAGGTCAGCCGCCACAACGAGAAGCTGGGAAGCTCGAACGGCGACGACCGTGTCGAGCTGACCCTCGTGGGGCCGAAGGCCACGGTGAGATCCGAGGCGACGGGGCAGGACAAGTACGCCGCCTTCGATATCGCCCTCGGCAAGCTCCTGGAGCGGGTGCGCAGGGCGAAGGACCGCCGCAAGGTGCATCGCGGCCAGCACAGACCGACCTCGCTGCGCGAGGCGAGTACCGACGGCTTCAGCGCGGTCGGCCTCTCGGCCGCCCCGGTCGCCGTGCTCGACCAGGTCCGCACCGGCTCGACGCCGGTGGTGTCCGATGAGACGGAGGAGACTCCGGAGGCGGAGGAGGCGTACAGCCCCGTCGTGATCCGGAAGAAGGTCTTCGCCTCCCTTCCGATGACCGTGGATGACGCGCTCTACTACATGGAGCTCGTCGGTCACGACTTCTACCTGTTCGTCGACCAGGAGACCCAGCGTCCCAGCGTCGTGTACCGCCGCAAAGGCTGGGACTACGGCGTGATCTCCCTCGACGACTCCGCCGACGAGCTGCAGGAGGTGGCGACCGCCGCGCGCAAGCTCGGCTGA
- the bla gene encoding class A beta-lactamase, giving the protein MLRGRIRSVAALTIAAAAVLTGCSAQDAAPTSPSAAPHPARTTEELRSRAAQRALADLESQYRATLGAYALDTGTGRSVAYRADERFAYASTSKALLAGALLARISDEQLDATVRFSSDDLVPYSPVTETAVASGMTVRAVVEAALRQSDNTAANLLFRQLGGPSELEKALRELGDETTEVDRTEPDLNEAAPGDVRDTSTPRALAADLRAYALGDALPPEKRELLVDDLTGNATGDPLIRAGAPTGWTVSDKSGAASFGTRNDVAVLTAPGRSPVVMVVLSRKASKDAAYDDALIADAARVLSTALGL; this is encoded by the coding sequence ATGCTCCGTGGCCGCATCCGCTCCGTCGCCGCCCTCACCATCGCGGCCGCCGCCGTGCTCACCGGCTGCTCGGCGCAGGATGCGGCACCGACGTCGCCGTCGGCCGCGCCCCACCCGGCGCGGACGACCGAAGAGCTGCGCTCACGGGCGGCCCAACGGGCGCTGGCCGACCTCGAGTCGCAGTACCGGGCGACGCTCGGCGCCTACGCGCTGGACACCGGGACCGGACGTTCCGTCGCTTACCGGGCGGACGAGCGCTTCGCCTACGCGTCCACGTCCAAGGCGCTGCTCGCCGGCGCTCTGCTCGCACGCATCAGCGATGAGCAGCTGGATGCGACGGTGCGCTTCTCGAGCGACGATCTCGTCCCGTACTCCCCGGTGACGGAGACGGCGGTGGCGAGCGGGATGACCGTGCGGGCGGTCGTCGAGGCCGCGCTCCGGCAGAGCGACAACACCGCCGCCAACCTGCTGTTCCGGCAGCTGGGCGGGCCCTCCGAGCTGGAGAAGGCGCTGCGGGAGCTGGGCGACGAGACGACCGAGGTCGACCGCACCGAGCCCGACCTCAACGAGGCGGCGCCGGGCGACGTGCGGGACACCAGCACCCCGCGAGCCCTGGCGGCGGACCTGCGGGCGTACGCCCTGGGAGACGCGCTGCCTCCGGAGAAGCGGGAGCTCCTGGTCGACGACCTGACCGGGAACGCGACCGGCGATCCGCTCATCCGTGCCGGAGCGCCGACCGGATGGACCGTCTCCGACAAGTCGGGCGCCGCCTCCTTCGGGACGCGCAACGACGTCGCCGTACTCACCGCCCCGGGCCGCTCCCCAGTGGTGATGGTGGTGCTCTCCCGGAAGGCGTCGAAGGACGCCGCCTATGACGACGCCCTCATCGCCGACGCCGCGAGAGTGCTCTCGACGGCGCTCGGACTCTGA
- the secA gene encoding preprotein translocase subunit SecA, giving the protein MASVLEKVLRVGEGRTLRRLEAYARAVNALEDDFSELTDEELAHETVELRERYGNGESLDDLLPEAFAAVREASKRTLGMRHFDVQIMGGAALHLGNIAEMKTGEGKTLVATTAAYLNAIASRGVHVITVNDYLASYQSELMGRVYRALGMTTGVILAGQTPEERREQYAADITYGTNNEFGFDYLRDNMAWQASDMVQRGHFFAIVDEVDSILIDEARTPLIISGPSSGEANRWFNEFANLAKRLTPDVDYEVDEKKRTVGVLEPGIEKVEDYLGIDNLYESANTPLISFLNNAIKANALFKRDKDYVVMNGEVLIVDEHTGRILVGRRYNEGIHQAIEAKEGVEVKAENQTLATVTLQNYFRLYKKLSGMTGTAETEAAEFMSTYKLGVVPIPTNKPMQRIDQPDLVYKNEKAKFDQVVEDIVKRHEKGQPVLVGTTSVEKSEYLSRLLAKKGVRHEVLNAKNHAREAAIVAQAGRLGAVTVATNMAGRGTDIMLGGNSEFIAVAEMNARGLSPVETPDEYEEAWEEVFGNVKAQVAEEAEKVIAAGGLYVLGTERHESRRIDNQLRGRSGRQGDPGESRFYLSLTDDLMRLFNSGAAESLMGRSSVPDDMAIESKVVSRAIRSAQSQVEARNAEIRKNVLKYDDVLNRQREAIYSDRRHILEGDDLHERVQQFLTDVIDDILDQHTGEGSGDDWDFDALWAELKTLYPVGVSIDEVISEAGNKGRINRDFMRREILSDARIAYQRREESLGAPAMRELERRVVLSVIDRRWRDHLYEMDYLKDGIGLRAMAQRDPLVEYQREGFAMFQQMMGAIREETIGFLFNLEVEVNQAPGEVESPAVAAKGLARGEGDTKLSYSAPAEQGGVEVRDQRGQLEKAATARAQRAQQQDAAPAAPPAQGATQRGAFGQRVQEGDDQAPVNRAERRAQAKKR; this is encoded by the coding sequence GTGGCCTCAGTTCTTGAAAAGGTCCTCCGTGTTGGCGAGGGCCGGACCCTCCGTCGGCTGGAGGCGTACGCGCGGGCGGTCAACGCCCTCGAAGACGACTTCAGCGAACTCACCGATGAGGAACTCGCGCACGAGACCGTCGAGCTGCGCGAGCGGTACGGCAACGGCGAGTCGCTCGACGACCTGCTGCCCGAGGCGTTCGCCGCGGTCCGCGAGGCGTCGAAGCGCACGCTGGGCATGCGTCACTTCGACGTGCAGATCATGGGAGGCGCGGCCCTCCACCTCGGCAACATCGCCGAGATGAAGACCGGTGAGGGCAAGACCCTCGTCGCGACGACCGCCGCGTACCTCAACGCGATCGCCAGCCGCGGCGTGCACGTCATCACGGTCAACGACTACCTGGCCAGCTACCAGTCCGAGCTGATGGGCCGCGTGTACCGCGCGCTCGGGATGACGACCGGCGTGATCCTCGCCGGCCAGACGCCCGAGGAGCGCCGCGAGCAGTACGCGGCCGACATCACCTACGGCACGAACAACGAGTTCGGCTTCGACTACCTGCGCGACAACATGGCGTGGCAGGCGAGCGACATGGTCCAGCGCGGCCACTTCTTCGCCATCGTCGACGAGGTCGACTCGATCCTCATCGACGAGGCGCGCACGCCGCTCATCATCTCGGGCCCGTCGTCCGGCGAGGCGAACCGCTGGTTCAACGAGTTCGCGAACCTCGCGAAGCGGCTCACGCCCGACGTCGACTACGAGGTCGACGAGAAGAAGCGCACGGTCGGCGTCCTCGAGCCCGGCATCGAGAAGGTCGAGGACTACCTCGGCATCGACAACCTGTACGAGTCCGCGAACACCCCGCTCATCTCGTTCCTCAACAACGCCATCAAGGCGAACGCCCTGTTCAAGCGCGACAAGGACTACGTCGTCATGAACGGCGAGGTGCTGATCGTCGACGAGCACACCGGCCGCATCCTGGTCGGCCGCCGCTACAACGAGGGCATCCACCAGGCGATCGAGGCGAAGGAGGGTGTCGAGGTCAAGGCCGAGAACCAGACCCTCGCCACCGTGACCCTGCAGAACTACTTCCGCCTCTACAAGAAGCTCTCCGGCATGACCGGTACGGCCGAGACCGAGGCCGCCGAGTTCATGAGCACCTACAAGCTCGGCGTCGTCCCCATCCCCACGAACAAGCCGATGCAGCGCATCGACCAGCCCGACCTCGTCTACAAGAACGAGAAGGCGAAGTTCGACCAGGTCGTGGAGGACATCGTCAAGCGGCACGAGAAGGGCCAGCCCGTCCTCGTCGGCACCACCTCGGTCGAGAAGAGCGAGTACCTCTCGCGCCTGCTCGCCAAGAAGGGCGTTCGTCACGAGGTGCTGAACGCGAAGAACCACGCGCGCGAGGCCGCGATCGTCGCCCAGGCCGGACGCCTCGGCGCTGTGACCGTCGCCACCAACATGGCCGGCCGTGGAACCGACATCATGCTCGGCGGCAACTCCGAGTTCATCGCGGTCGCCGAGATGAACGCCCGCGGGCTGTCGCCGGTCGAGACGCCCGACGAGTACGAGGAGGCCTGGGAAGAGGTCTTCGGCAACGTCAAGGCGCAGGTCGCGGAAGAGGCCGAGAAGGTCATCGCGGCCGGCGGCCTGTACGTGCTCGGCACGGAGCGCCACGAGTCCCGCCGCATCGACAACCAGCTGCGCGGACGGTCCGGTCGCCAGGGCGACCCCGGTGAGAGCCGGTTCTACCTGTCGCTGACCGACGACCTCATGCGGCTGTTCAACTCCGGAGCCGCCGAGAGCCTGATGGGCCGCAGCAGCGTCCCGGACGACATGGCGATCGAGTCCAAGGTCGTCAGCCGGGCGATCCGTAGCGCTCAGTCGCAGGTCGAGGCCCGCAACGCGGAGATCCGCAAGAACGTCCTCAAGTACGACGACGTTCTGAACCGCCAGCGCGAGGCGATCTACAGCGACCGCCGTCACATCCTCGAGGGCGACGATCTGCACGAGCGCGTGCAGCAGTTCCTGACGGACGTGATCGACGACATCCTCGACCAGCACACGGGCGAGGGCAGCGGCGACGACTGGGACTTCGACGCCCTCTGGGCCGAGCTCAAGACCCTGTACCCGGTCGGCGTGAGCATCGACGAGGTGATCTCCGAGGCGGGCAACAAGGGCCGGATCAACCGCGACTTCATGCGCCGCGAGATCCTCTCCGACGCCCGCATCGCCTACCAGCGCCGCGAGGAGTCGCTCGGAGCGCCCGCGATGCGCGAGCTCGAGCGCCGTGTCGTGCTCTCGGTGATCGACCGCCGCTGGCGCGACCACCTCTACGAGATGGACTACCTGAAGGACGGCATCGGCCTCCGCGCGATGGCCCAGCGCGACCCGCTGGTCGAGTACCAGCGCGAGGGCTTCGCCATGTTCCAGCAGATGATGGGCGCGATCCGCGAGGAGACCATCGGCTTCCTGTTCAACCTGGAGGTCGAGGTCAACCAGGCGCCCGGAGAGGTCGAGTCGCCCGCCGTCGCGGCGAAGGGCCTGGCCCGCGGCGAGGGCGACACGAAGCTCAGCTACTCGGCTCCGGCCGAGCAGGGCGGCGTCGAGGTCCGCGACCAGCGCGGGCAGCTCGAGAAGGCCGCCACCGCCCGCGCGCAGCGCGCCCAGCAGCAGGATGCGGCCCCCGCGGCCCCGCCGGCGCAGGGTGCCACGCAGCGCGGCGCCTTCGGCCAGCGCGTCCAGGAGGGCGACGACCAGGCGCCGGTCAACCGGGCCGAGCGCCGGGCGCAGGCCAAGAAGCGCTGA